From a region of the Pirellulales bacterium genome:
- a CDS encoding FHA domain-containing protein, translating to MWRLKLREATDAFRGGRLDEAGRLLCQSGLRDFRPAKKLLAEVVKRRVYEAEQCLAAGEPAAALARLGQLDRTRAEDTAIVKLREAAGHVAAAQRFARRGELTRAECEYSRAAALLPHVAALADAARACSLKRAESRELADRLHAALAGEHWAEVLRHAERLIELCPDHLIARQARSRAWSAVGMHLMDESTNTYTGPSPTPPKPPAVAWRPMDRFLLWVDGVGGYLVCGRAEVTIGQPVPESQVDIPVLGDLSRRHAKLRRDGEAYLIEPRRPVRLDGRSIDRATALADGMTIEMGNVKLRFRQPHPLSATARLEFVSRHRTQPSADAVLLLAESCVLGPGTQSHVVCGDWSRELILYRQGDDLLCRRSGRFQVDGQGVVDGSPLTLKSQVSGEDFSLSIESLVG from the coding sequence ATGTGGCGACTCAAACTCCGCGAAGCGACCGACGCCTTTCGGGGCGGACGACTGGACGAAGCCGGGCGGCTGCTCTGCCAGAGCGGTCTACGCGACTTCCGTCCCGCCAAAAAACTGCTGGCGGAGGTCGTCAAGCGCCGCGTTTATGAAGCCGAGCAGTGCCTGGCGGCCGGCGAACCGGCTGCCGCACTGGCCCGGCTCGGTCAACTTGATCGCACTCGCGCTGAAGATACGGCCATCGTGAAGTTACGCGAGGCGGCGGGCCACGTTGCCGCGGCGCAGCGGTTCGCTCGCCGCGGCGAACTGACGCGGGCTGAGTGCGAGTATTCACGGGCAGCCGCTTTGTTGCCGCACGTGGCTGCGTTGGCCGACGCCGCTCGAGCGTGTAGTCTTAAGAGAGCGGAAAGCCGCGAGCTTGCGGATCGCCTGCACGCCGCGCTGGCCGGCGAACATTGGGCGGAGGTCTTGCGTCACGCCGAGAGGCTGATCGAGCTGTGCCCCGATCACCTGATTGCCCGGCAGGCACGCAGTCGGGCCTGGTCGGCGGTCGGAATGCACTTGATGGATGAATCGACGAACACATATACCGGTCCCTCGCCGACGCCGCCCAAGCCGCCGGCCGTTGCGTGGCGGCCGATGGACCGTTTTCTGCTTTGGGTGGACGGTGTGGGGGGCTATCTGGTCTGCGGGCGAGCTGAGGTGACGATTGGTCAGCCCGTGCCGGAGAGCCAGGTCGATATTCCCGTGCTGGGCGATCTTTCGCGGCGGCACGCGAAGCTTCGCCGCGACGGCGAGGCTTACCTGATCGAGCCACGCCGGCCCGTGCGGTTGGACGGCCGGTCGATCGACCGGGCGACGGCACTGGCCGATGGAATGACCATCGAGATGGGCAACGTGAAGCTGCGATTTCGTCAGCCGCACCCGTTAAGTGCCACGGCGCGGCTGGAGTTCGTCAGCCGGCATCGCACGCAGCCCTCGGCCGACGCCGTGCTGCTGCTGGCCGAGTCGTGCGTGTTGGGGCCGGGCACGCAAAGCCATGTGGTCTGCGGAGATTGGTCGCGAGAGCTGATTCTTTATCGGCAAGGTGATGATCTGCTGTGCCGACGCAGTGGGCGATTTCAAGTCGATGGCCAGGGAGTGGTCGATGGCAGCCCGCTGACCTTGAAATCGCAGGTGTCGGGCGAAGATTTTTCGCTCAGTATCGAAAGCTTGGTAGGGTGA
- the rnhA gene encoding ribonuclease HI, protein MSDQAEGEPHLKHVSVFTDGAAVPNPGAGGYGVVLRYGEHAKELSGGFRRTTNNRMELMAAIVGLEALKEKCRVMLHSDSKYLVDAIRFGAAFKRRNAAWAANVSGSRRVKNADLWERLLAAYDRHEVELVWVKGHAGIADNERCDALAMSACQRPGLPPDEGYIEDERAPAGRAAESNVKIVTEGQACRKCGTPVVKRTTRRRAKATQTYRFSWYLFCPKCKAMYMVEEAKQPIGGDEAGAAEAARQPNRNGQLFPT, encoded by the coding sequence ATGAGCGACCAAGCCGAGGGCGAACCGCATCTCAAGCACGTCAGCGTTTTTACCGACGGCGCCGCGGTTCCCAACCCCGGCGCCGGCGGCTATGGAGTCGTGCTGCGCTACGGCGAGCACGCCAAAGAACTTTCGGGCGGATTTCGGCGGACCACCAACAACCGCATGGAACTCATGGCCGCCATCGTGGGTCTGGAGGCGTTGAAGGAAAAATGCCGCGTCATGCTGCATAGCGATTCGAAGTACCTCGTCGATGCCATCCGGTTCGGCGCCGCTTTCAAACGCCGCAACGCCGCTTGGGCGGCGAATGTATCGGGCAGCAGGCGGGTGAAGAACGCCGACCTGTGGGAGCGGTTGCTGGCCGCCTACGATCGCCATGAAGTCGAGTTGGTGTGGGTCAAGGGACATGCCGGCATCGCCGACAACGAACGTTGCGACGCCCTGGCGATGTCTGCCTGCCAGCGGCCCGGTCTGCCACCGGACGAGGGTTACATCGAAGACGAGCGAGCGCCGGCCGGCCGTGCGGCAGAGTCGAATGTGAAGATCGTGACCGAAGGCCAAGCCTGCCGCAAATGCGGCACGCCGGTCGTCAAGCGGACGACTCGCCGACGTGCGAAGGCCACGCAAACCTATCGGTTCTCATGGTACCTGTTCTGCCCGAAGTGCAAGGCCATGTACATGGTCGAAGAGGCCAAACAGCCCATCGGGGGCGACGAGGCCGGCGCCGCCGAAGCGGCCCGTCAACCCAATCGGAACGGCCAGTTGTTTCCAACGTGA